The Procambarus clarkii isolate CNS0578487 chromosome 92, FALCON_Pclarkii_2.0, whole genome shotgun sequence genomic interval TTTCACTagtttgcatattttcagtataaaaaattgcaatttaaaactccaaatatgtgaAATGaggcagaattcggctcaaaaataacggccGAGTCGTATTTCCCATGCTGTGAAGCCTCATGCTGTGTTTTTCCTGAAGCCACATGCTGTGTTTATCCTGAAGCCTCATACTGTGTTTATCCTGAAGTCACACGCTGTGTTTATCCTGAAGCCTCATACTGTGTTTGTCCTGAAGCCACATGCTGTGTTTATCCTGAAGCCTCATACTGTGTTTATCCTGAAGCCACATGCTGTGTTTATCCTGAAGCCACATGCTGTGTTTATCCTGAAGCCTCATACTGTGTTTATCCTGAAGCCACATGCTGTGTTTATCCTGAAGCCTCATACTGTGTTTATCCTGAAGCCACATGCTGTGTTTATCCTGAAGCCACATGCTGTGTTTATCCTGAAGCCTCATACTGTGTTTATCCTGAAGCCACATGCTGTGTTTATCCTGAAGCcacatgctctgtttatcctgaaaccacatgctctgtttatcctgaaaccacatgctctgtttatcctgaaGCCTCATACTGTGTTTACCCTGAAGCCGTATGCTGTTTTTATCCTGAAACTACATGCTGTGTTTATCCTGAAACCACATCCTGTTTATCCTGAAGCCTCATTCTGTTTATCCTGAAGCCATATTGTAGGGTGATAAATTTTGCCAAAATCGGCTATTTTCTCATTGTAGGTCTCAATATTTTTTACCCAACGCCACGAGCAAGAATTAAGCGCTTAGCTTCGTCAACATACAGTTCCTAAAATGTGAACtctattttttttgtaaaatagTTTTTATTCTACGTAAGTTTGACGGGTTGGTGGTCCTATTAAGTCATTAATGTGACATCAAGTAATTAATGAGGCGATTATTTTTTTGATTCTGGAATATTTTTGAAAATTAGGTCAAACAGGCGGGAACTTGTTAGCTTGGCTACAGAATACCTCATTAAAGGCAGTGCACAGCAAGACTTCCTCGAGGGTGGACGCGCTGCAGAATGCTCTCCGCTCATGTTACGtatgtgttttattttttttatgtatGTATAGATACCTGAATACGTTCAGTGGTTCACCATGAAGGGAACCACTGGGTAGTTGGTGGATTGTATGTTACATAATGTACCATTATAGTTCCATGTCATTTTGTCTAGTTCTGTGATATTTTATGAATATTTTCATTGTCATAATATGGTAGTTCCCAACTGTCGGGGATAGGCAGCTTGTCAAGCTTATCACTGTCGGGGATAGGCAGCTTGTCAAGCTTATCACTGTCGGGGATAGGCAGCTTGTCAAGCTTATCACTGTCGGGGATAGGCAGCTTGTCAAGCTTATCACTGTCGGGGATAGGCAGCTTGTCAAGCTTATCACTGTCGGGGATAGGAAGCTTGTTAAGGTTATCACTGTCGGGGATAGGCAGCTTGTCAAGCTTATCACTGTCGGGGATAGGAAGCTTGTTAAGGTTATCACTGTCGGGGATAGGCAGCTTGTCACTGTCGGGGATAGGAAGCTTGTTAAGGTTATCACTGTCGGGGATAGGCAGCTTGTCAAGCTTATCACTGTCGGGGATAGGAAGCTTGTTAAGGTTATCACTGTCGGGGATAGGCAGCTTGTCAAGCTTATCACTGTCGGGGATAGGCAGCTTAAGCTTATCACTGTCGGGGATAGGCAGCTTGTTAAGCTTATCACTGTCGGTGATAGGCAGCTTAAGCTTATCACTGTCGGTGATAGGCAGCTTAAGCTTATCACTGTCGGGGATAGGCAGCTTAAGCTTATCACTGTCGGGGATAGGCAGCTTGTTAAGCTTATCACTGTCGGGGATAGGCAGCTTGTTAAGCTTATCACTGTCGGGGATAGGCAGCTTGTTAAGCTTATCACTGTCGGGGATAGGCAGCTTAAGCTTATCGAGGACCTTCTAGGTCATCTATACTGACCTTCAGGATGCAACCTataagttgcctaactcccgggtggcTATTTGTggataggtgaacagcggcatcaggtgtTAGGAAACGGAGGAAACAATGTGCTCAAACGTCTTATTCTGACACCTAATCCCGGGATTCGACCCCGGTATTTTCTCGTAATAAAGTTGGATTCTTTCTAGAGTTACAATCGGGGGATGCCGGCTCGGACAGATATGGTTGGGTACGTTTCCCTtcacctgatgccgctgttcacttagcagtaaataggtgtctGGGACCTATAGGTGTCTTAGtcagctgttgtgggtggcatcaccGAGGAAGGTTTAAAGATGGTCTGGGCTGAGGTCATTGCCTGcctgattggtgaagattaagccacccaagaggtggcacgggcatgaatagcccgtaaggtgacattcttgattgattgatgaagattaagccacccaaaaggtggcacgggcatgaatagcccgtaagtggtggcccttttgagccattaccagtatcaatagatgatactggagatctgtggaggtgcgactgcaccctgcgtgaaggAATATGTCTCCCGTCGTGACAtgcttgttgttttagattcagctactcagaacaaaagttccaagtagcacgggctatggtgagccagtagtggacttacctggcacaggagcgaggctgtgtatgtgtggtgacATGCTTGTAGTACTCCCCTTTTATAAAGCCGCCCTCCTTCACCTTACTCCTTAActggctattcatacccgtgccacctctcggggtggcttaatcttcatcaatcaatcgcctTACTCCTTACCTCTTTCCCCGCACCTTTCACTTCTTTGCCTACACACCACCATCGCCCCCCTCCGCTATGCCTCACGCCCGCTGTGCTCTGTAATTCACTCCAAATTGCCTGGGCAGTAAAACTCTCTCTGAACCTGTTCTTTTGTTTTATTATGTCATATTTCTCATCTTGTTCATTTCTTCACCTCTCTTCTCCGCCATCTTAGATTTCTCCCCTTACTCAGCTAGTGGTGGTAACTTGTAATTGGGAGCAAGTTAGCCTAGGCTGGTTGGAGTGGTGGTTAATGtttttgttatattattattttgtattctcACATCTATATATGTACTCTCTTTCTCTGCCCCCCCCCTGTtattctgcctctgtctgtctgtctgtctctctttctctctctctcctcatgcaTCCTCCTTCTATGCGTCTATATACTTTAGCGCGAAGAAAAACAAGGGTAATACAAGCACTAATGACAATGTCGTTGAAAGACAAATAATCACAATTGATAAGGTAGTAATTACTAAGTTAATTTacgagtaccccccccccctccgtcttgGGTAACAGTTCAAAATTACCGTTAATAACGGACATTACGGCGGGAATTGCCTGTAAATCCAGGTGACGCACATCACATATTTAAAAGCCAAATTTAAAGTTAATTCTTTCCTTCTTACTTTCACTTTGTCTTTGCTTTTGTAAGAACATAAACACAGAGGTCTCAAGGGGCAGGAGAGAAACAGAAATCATTATTAGGTAACTAATTATGTGGGGTGGAAAAATCGCAAGGGGATATTAAAGCAAGAGGTCGTTTATCTTGCCATAGTTGGTAGACGGGAATGTAATACCCCGGTAGGTTCATCAGGGTCCTCTTTACAGCCAAAACCGTGTTCAGACGGGAACAAATAACGACCTACGGGAGTTCGCTTTATTGTCGAAATTCTTGCCATAAAGGCAAGGGAGTTGAGCTTAATTGgataggtgttggtggtggtttagTTGGAAAGTGAATGTGTTGATTATTCGCAGTTCATTGTCAGTTTGATGAAGTGAATTCTGCGTGGACCTGGTCGTCAGCGCCTCCACCAGGTGTTGCATTTTGTTTATCGTGCGCTTCAAATGTTCAGGAATATTTTTGTCTAATCTGTGGACTAGATGCAATACCCGGCGGTGTCCAGGTCTTCTACATTCagccttccacccccccccccaacaccaccatacacatCCAGCTCTTACACACACTCCCTCTTCACCCCCCCCTTCCACTCACACACCCTACCCGTATCCCCTtcagtacacacaccctccctgtgtctcccccccccccatcactgcaACCATCTCCCACACACATTATCTTCACTAACCAAACGGTTGCTCCCAGAATGGAAATCTGTCATCAGAACAGATTTTACATGTCAGGATGTGAATAGGCAATGTTTGTTTCTTAACACatttagatacatctgcatttgtgcagctaccctagactatatgaaggggaagtacagtgtgtaaaaagctagctacgttgtACTAAAATCCCACATCATACAGGATGGTTAGTCTTacaaaggcatgtgataagtagtctgcactggcaaactatgacttttttgtTTTAAGTCTACGGAATTTAGTGCTGAACATTTCACATCCACCGGCTTCCAGAAGGATGTACATAGGGGCCGATTTTCCTCTAGCAGGGCGTGGAGCCGACCCCTCCTCCTCATGGCACTCGTCAAATCACATCATCTCTCCAAGCATCTAGCCTCCAACATTTGGCtttaattgatagatttatagatttgATTTATTAGGTGGGAATTAGCGCCTTTAGAATATTAATATTTATGGCTTTAGTTGCACTTGCTAATAATACTGTTTGTATTATGTAGGCGTTCTTAGTGGCATAAATTTGACAGTTGattaatgtgggggggggggggataccccCTTttgaaattcaaattcaaaattcaaattcaaatgtttattcaggtaaagtacatacatacaaggggtgatacaaatattgatgaatttatagatagagctagtacatacaatgccttaagccactaTTACTTTGTTCTCAATAATATTTACACTTCGTGTATTTTTTGTCGGGTTGGTTCATATCTGTTACAAGCGTGGATAGCTTGGCTGCCGTTTGTGTGTTACCCATTCTTCACCCTTTAGTGTCTGTGTTGAAAAGCAGGAGGGCTGTACCCGGTTAGCACCTCTGTAGTAGACAGCTGACgcggatgtctctgagacaaagaaAAGGTTGCCTTAAAAAAACTATCAGAAAGAGCGATAAGTTGGGTGAAGGAACTAATTTTCAGGAAGGCAGTCGGTCACAGTAAGAGAAGGTATCAAAATTGAGAGAGATAACGAGCAGAATACCTTAAGGGTCAGGAATAGGGCTACGCCTGTTTCCAATATACGCCAAGAACATAACTGGAAATAAGTTCGTTCATATAATGATGGCTGACGATGTAAAAACCAATGTGAATAATCAGAGcattgcaaaatgtgacacactgcaaaATAAGCTAGACAGGTGGTcttgagaaatggctactagactttaCCCCAAACTAATGCGAGGTTATGAGGATAGGAATACGGAAGAGATGACGCCAAATATTCCTAAATATTGTACagacagtccgtcctcctaaggtttcccaacatcaagaaaacggtcagtttaaagtgttttctcctaacctaccagaggacccaaaacagaaaacgggacagtacgtcactttcgcgagccgcttctatTTTCTGGTACGACAGGTTGGTACAGAATGAAGAGAAAGCAGCTTCTGACTTGTAAAACTGGGGAAGTGTTTAGTTACCACATTATAGCATTGGCATCGGCTGTATGAGCCATGCCCGTCCTCTCACCGGATATGTCACGTTGTTTACGGAATCAGCCGTCCGTTACAAATGCAAAGTGTTTGTAAAAAATAAAGCACATAAATATTGACGTTTCTATGCATCGGCATCGATAGGTTAACGGGGTTCATGAGGTTCGTATGTCTGGTTACGTATGTCTGGTTAGGTAAAACAGTTGTGCTTTTTACGTTTCTGGTTAAGTAAGATAGTTGTATTTTATACGAAGTGGCCAATCGAAAAACTGTTTGTATACTAAACAAACTTTCGGATCACCTCCAGTACTTGGACAAAGAATCCTTCAGGAATGGTATATACGTACTACATGAGACCTGGACTTTGGTAAGCCGCCCCGGCATGGAACCCATACATAAAGATTAAGAACAATAGCCAGAAAAGGTTCCACTAGTTACAAAAGTCTCGTGTCTGAGCCATGAAGAAAGGGAAAGTGATTATCACTGGAGGAAACAAAGAACAGGAGAGAAATGATAGCGATATAACAAATACTAAGGGGAACTGACACTGTAGACATGTAAGCAATGTTTAAAGCAAGAAACAGTACAATGTGGAGACATTGATTGGGACggaacacacacatatcaaacgtaACATGTACAGCGTATATGTTGTAAACAAGTGAACTGGATTACATGAAGTTAGACCTTACAAGCGCatttcagtacacacacacacacacacacacacacacacacacacacacacacacacacacacacacacacacacacacacacacacacacacacactctgctcaGGGTATTTATTTTGATGTAATTATAAACTATATCATAGGTGAAGACAGGTGGCTCCGCCCTGGCGAGGAGAATACCAGTGGCTCGCACCGTTGGCACCAGTGCCTCGCTCTTCCGGTCACTAGTGCCAGCGTCAGACAATTTAGGTGTCTGGGAGGTCACTGTGCAGAAGGCTCTAAAGACCTGAACAGGTACCCCTCTGCATCATCGCTTTTCTTTAAGCAAACTCAGTCTATCGTAGCCTATCGGAACCTCACTGACACAACCTAACCGAAGAGAAATAAGAACTAAAATAGTGTTTATTATGATGTCATAATGTGCATGACtgtacaggttttagaccctactgAAGTGTTTCGTGAGAAGAATAATTATggaatattccccccccccctccccattgttCACTGAGTCACGTGTCAAGTGCATATTTTGTCATGATGTATATCTTCCCGTTCCTAGAACTAATTTGTAATGACGGCTGGAAGTCTGTTTATTGCTGCCAGTTTTGTGTCGGTGCTTGGAGGGGGTTGTGCGCCAGCTCCCGAGACCCGCCTTGCTGTCGTTTGACCATCCTGTTTTCTTGCAACTACTTACTGTAGACTCTCATCTGTTATTCTTCTGTTTTTTaagtttccatccatgtcccccttGTTCTACCCTGCCTGAAAGTGAACATTTTCTCTTAGTTCGATCTTGTATAGTCCTCTGAGAAacttgtatgtcgttatcatgtctcctgaATGCTTTCTCTTTTGTTtcaagtctggtttggtttctttGTAGTTCATTCCTGACAGTTCCAGTGCAAGCCACATTGAACATCTCTTGAGTtcgcttttgttttgtttttttatacTTGGGTTCCACGCTGGGGCGGCATACTCCAGAATGGGTCTCATGCGTGTTGTGAACAATGTTCTGAAGGATTATTTCCCTAGGTCCCTAAATGCTGTTCTAATGTTTGCAAGTTTCGCATAGATTGATTGTGTGTGTGGATGCTTGTATGCTTATGGCTGTGAGCTTgtttgtgtcagtgtgtgagtctaTTTGCATCCATTTTGTTTAGATTCCTCTGAGTTGAAGAGTTAGCTTTCCAATGCCGAGATGTTTTCGTTGTCGTTGATAAACAAGAAAGGTAGATCCTTGAAGACCTGCAAATGGCGGGTGTTACTATCATCGTGAGAATCCGATGTTCACAAACTGGACACTAAAATCCAaagaataagtcacaataacgaggctgaaaatTAACACAATCCACTCATTTTAACTGAAAGTGTcaacatttcggtccgtcttggacccttgtgacgacgtttcggtccgtcctggacccttacggAGTCGTGACAAATTCTGTAAAAACAAGAAGTGTATTCGATCAGGATACCTTAATCTTGCTTATCAAAATAACCATTTGGTGCGGAAATGGAAATCCACAAGAGATTAAGGAGA includes:
- the LOC138359649 gene encoding uncharacterized protein, which gives rise to MCQDVASQECDTTIKKGKVQNFSKPHAVFILKPHTVFILKSHAVFILKPHTVFVLKPHAVFILKPHTVFILKPHAVFILKPHAVFILKPHTVFILKPHAVFILKPHTVFILKPHAVFILKPHAVFILKPHTVFILKPHAVFILKPHALFILKPHALFILKPHALFILKPHTVFTLKPYAVFILKLHAVFILKPHPVYPEASFCLS
- the LOC123774945 gene encoding uncharacterized protein; this encodes MNSQLRSKVKEGGFIKGEYYKHVTTHTQPRSCASDKLNKLPIPDSDKLNKLPIPDSDKLNKLPIPDSDKLKLPIPDSDKLKLPITDSDKLKLPITDSDKLNKLPIPDSDKLKLPIPDSDKLDKLPIPDSDNLNKLPIPDSDKLDKLPIPDSDNLNKLPIPDSDKLPIPDSDNLNKLPIPDSDKLDKLPIPDSDNLNKLPIPDSDKLDKLPIPDSDKLDKLPIPDSDKLDKLPIPDSDKLDKLPIPDSDKLDKLPIPDSWELPYYDNENIHKISQN